CCCTGACGTACCAAAATCGGCAGGGTTGCCGTCGGTCTGTGCGAGTCCGCTGAGCGATACTGGTCACCCGGGCAGTGTGACCACAACACATTGAGACCGAAGGCGCCGACTGCTAGTGGCCGGCTCACCGGCTAGATGTGCCGTATGCGTCAGATCGGCCGGCAAGAATTGTCGTCAAACGACCTGCTGAGCACTTAAACAAGTGCTGTCGTACCTGGTGGAGCTAAGGGGATTCGAACCCCTGACCCCCACACTGCCAGGAGCGGGCAGAGTCCGTGACCAGGCACGATAGGTCGCAAGTTGTCGTGTAGGGGACGTCGTTGAGGCAGCAACTGTCGTCAGCGTTGTCGTCAAAACTGTCGTCACTCGCCTCGTAAAAGCGGTGCCACTAACGGGCCGCTCCCCATGCGGCCGTCCTGTCGCTGCGATCGGTTGTGTCAAGGGTGGCGAAGCCACGACGAAGTCGCGCCGAAGGCGCTCTTTACTCGGCCGATCAGCGGGCCAGACACTTCGGAAATGGAGGGTGGCAGCCGACCAGCTGCGCGTCGCGACCGCCGCCGGGGTCTCGTGACAACAGGCGTCTCGGCGTCGGTGGGCAAAGGTCGGCTTACGGGGCGATTGCCGCTTCAGACCGCTGCTTATGGGCCCAGAAAAACGCTGGGTGAGCTCTTAGGCTCGATTGATGGCTTCCTCACCGCTTCCTTCCGGTGCTCGTAGCGGCCGTCCAGCCCGGTGGCGACGTTGGATGCTCGAGGGGCTGTACAGTTTCGACCGCCGCGCAATCGCAGACTGGACAAGCCTGATGTCCAGCAACCTCCAGCGCCCTCAAGGCGCGGCGCCGACCGCGACCACCCGCTACATCGTGGACCTCATTCATTACACGACCGATCTCCGATATGCAGCACGGGTGCTGGCGGCACACGGTCATCCAGCCGGCCGCGCCTCGCTGGCCGATGCCGCGCTTGACTTCAATTCAGCATTAGATGGGCTTTGCGCCGCCCGCGACAAACTGCTGAAAGTTGTTTCCGCTGAACAGGTTACCGACACCGACGGCTAGGCGAGGTCGCATCTAAGCGGCCCGTGTTACGTAGGACCACGCGACCCCCGGGAAGCGGCGGTGGCACGTTTTCGCAGTTCAGCAGCAGTTGTAATGGTTTCAGGGCAGCTCGTGACATTGACGGACGCGCACGCCGTTCGGCATCGCGCAAGCCGTTTGGCCCCAAAGTGGTCCCAGCAGAGAACGGTGCCGCGAACAACCACGCTCGTGGTCAGGCGGGGCCCCTCTCAGGGGCCCAGGAGTGCCTTTATCTGAGACAGATTAGAAACTCTGTTGCATAGTTGATCGCGTAGTGCTGAGTCGTGTGCATACTGATCACGTGGCGACAAAGTCATTGCGCTGGGGCGCGTCCGCTGCGGCGGATGGGAGATCAGGGCGCGACCGATTGCTCGACGCCGCTGAGCGCTGCCTTGAGGTGCAGGGTCTCGCAGGCACCACTATGGAGGACATCGCCAGAAATGCCGGTGTGTCACGGGCGACGGTTTACCGGTACTTCGCGAGTCGCGAGGCCGTGATCTCTGGGGTCATCATTCGCGCCACCGAAGAATACCTACGCCGGATGGAACCGCGGTTGTCCGGCCATAGTGACTTAGGTTCTGCGATCGTTGATTTCATCGATCACACTGTGATTGCGGCCCGCCGAAGGCCCATCATCGGCGTCCTATTCGGCAGCGATCGTGAACTCGCGGGTGTGGGCCTTGCCGAGGGAACATCGACCATGCTTTTCGAACTCGTCACCGAGTTTCTTCGGCCTCTCTTCGCGACGCACTGGAACCAGTTGGCGCCCGGGGTCTCCGTTGATGACGCCGCGGAATGGATACTTCGCACCGTGCTGAGTCTGCTCACCGTTCGTGGCCCAAGGGATCGAAGCAGAGACGGACTGCGCACCTATCTGCAACGTCTTCTTCTACCCGCAATCGTCTCTGGCCAAGACGCAACGTGATGTAACAAGTCAGGCGTAGTGTCTCAAACACCAGCCCCCACACCGAGGAGAGGTGAACATGTCCGCGAACTTCGCCGCATTCGACGCGCAGGTCGCCAACCAGTTAAAAGGGGCGGCGTTGACGGCCGGCGGCCTGGCTGGCTACTTAGGATTTCGTCATACCGATTTCTTAGCGGGACGCCTCGTCGTCGAGATGGACGCCCGGGACGACTTAAAGACGCCCTTCGGCTCGTTGCACGGTGGCTGTCTGTCGGCGCTCGTTGACCACTGTCTCGGCGTCGTGTTCTATCCCGTCATTCCTGCCGGATCCTGGGTTGCGACCACCGAATTCAAGCTGAACCTACTCCGACCGGTGTCCAGCGGCACGTGCGTCGCGGTAGCCGAGATCATCTCGCTCGGGAAGAGCAGCGGTGTCGCGAGAATCGATATTACCAACGACGGGCGGGCTGTGTGCGCTGCCCAGGGCACTGTGACTGTTGTGGGCCAGAAGGCGGCCTCGTGATGTCCCCCGGGCTCGGCAGGCGGCGCAGGGTAAGACCTGTCCTCCAGCGAGTGCCCACCACCGACGGAGTCTCCTTGGCGGTCGACCTGTATCCGTGCGCGAAGCCGCGGGCAGCCGTATTGCTGCTACACGGAGGAGGCCAAAGCCGTCATGCGTGGGATGCGACAGCGCAGCGCTTACACGCACGCGGCTACCTCGCGGCGGCCTACGATGCGCGCGGACACGGGGATAGTGACTGGGACCCGGATGGCCGCTATGACCTTGATCGACTCGGCGGCGACCTGCTCGCGGTGCGTTCGCACGCGGCAGGTGGGCACCCTGTTGTGGCCATTGGAGCTTCCCTCGGCGGTCTGACGATCCTGGGCACTCACCTACTCGCATCACCTGACCTGTGGGACGCCGTGGTGCTGGTGGACATCACTCCACGCATGGAGATGCAGGGCGCACGGCGCGTCGTCGCATTCATGGCGGCGCACCCCGACGGTTTCGCCGATCTTGAGTCTGCCGCCGAGGTTATCGCCGCGTACAACCCACACAGATCGAAGCCAAGCAGCCTCGACGGACTACGGAAGGTCTTGCAGCAGCGCGCCGACGACCGTTGGGTATGGCGGTGGGATCCGGCCTTTGTGGCGTCGAATTTTGGCTTCCTGCAAGGTAATCCAGATGAGGGCGCAGCGGAGTTCGACCGGATGAGCATGGTGTTGATCGACGGCGCACGGCAGGTATCTGCTCCTACGCTTCTTGTGCGGGGGCTGTTGTCGGACGTGGTGTCGGAGGAGACAGTGAACGACTTCGTCGACCTCGTGCCGCACGCGCGCACGGTGGACGTGACCGACGCTGGTCACATGATCGCTGGAGACGACAACGACGCGTTCTCCGAAGCCGTCATCGATTTCCTCGACGAGGTTGTCTAAATCGAGCTAGAGGGAGAGCTTGTCCCGGGCACGTTCAAGCTCGGCCGGGTCGTGGCATGCAGTCACCAGGACACGCGACGCCCAGGGGCGCGTGCTGATGTAAGCGACGGTCGGCCAGGTCACGAGAATGCCGAACGCCAATAGCGCGGTCGCTGCGGGATCCGACAAGGAACGCACCCCTTGACGAATGGTCCCCAACGACTCGTTTGCTCGAAGTTGCCCGCCGTGCCCGTCGCAGCAAAATGCACAGCACCACCGCCGCACCCACGAGCTGCAAAATAGGACCTTCTGGTATCGCTCCGATACTAGAAGTACCATAAATACAACACATCGGAGTGTTGAACAGGAGACCGACATGCATACGCAGTGGATCGAACAGCGCACCGTCCAGCGAGTTTCGTTGCGAGAAGGCCTGGTTCTGAGTCTCGACGACTACAACGAACTCGTCATCGCGCGGCCCATGAGGCTGACCTTGCCGGCGATCGGGTCGCATCCGTCCGAAGAAGTGCTTATCGATCCCGCCCGGGTGTCGGCTCAGGAGCGTCCACTACTCGATTTGGCCGGCGCAGTGTGCACACGGGCCTGGTGCGATGACGAGGGGGCGCTGCATTTGGGCTTCTCCCGCGGGCATTGCATCGATGTCGATCCCGACAGCCACGAGACGGCGTGGGAGCTGTACGGCAAACGGCATGGCTACATGGCTTGCCTCCCGCATGGACGTGTGCGCGTCGTTCGCCATGACCTGGTCGATGACGAAACTGACGGTGCTGCAAATTGATTCGATGATTCGGAGCCGGGTTGCCGAGATAGCCGCCGTTTGCCCGGGGGTCGCGCGGGCAAATAGGAAACCGTTAGTATCGGTGCTATACCGATAGTTCCACTCTTGAGGGGGCGTGACGGTGGCTGATGATGTCCACGGTGTCGGGACCGTTTCTCGACGCGTCCGTCTTGCCGACCCCGCAGCGTCGCCGGAATACAGTGCGCGGCTGGCCAGGCTTGCCGCCTTCACGGTTCACCACAAGGCGCTCGTGATCGGTGGGTGGCTCGCCATTGCAGTGGTGCTAGCGCTGTTGTTCCCACAGCTCGAAACCGTTGTGCGGCGACAGTCGGTCGACCTCATTCCCCGGGACGTGCCGTCATTTCAGACTGTTGACCGCATGAGCGCTGCGTTCGGCGAGCAAGGGTCGAAGACGATGCTGTTCGTCGCCATGGAAAGCCCCGCTGGGCTGACGCAGCAGGCGCGGGATCGATACTCGAGGCTCGTCGAGCGCCTTCGAGCCGATCACGCCCACGTGCTGCTGGTGCAGGACTTGCTGGCCGATCCCGTGATGAAGGCACAAGCCGTCAGCGCAGACGGCAAAGCGTGGTTCCTACCGGTGGGGGTGGCCGGGACTCTGGGTGATCCCACTGCAGCGGAATCGGTGCAGGCAGTCCGCGCCACCGCCCAACGCGCCTTCGACGGGTCGGACATCACCGTCCGCGTGACCGGTCCCCCGGCAACCTTCAGTGACCAAATCGCTTCTGCCGAACACGATTTGCTGTTCATCTCGATCGCAACGGCCGGGTTGATCGCGTTGATCCTGCTGATGGTCTACCGGTCGTTGTTTACCGCGTTATTGCCCTTGCTAGTCATCGGGCTGAGTCTGGCCGTCGGCCGTGGTGTCTTGTCCGCATTCGGGCAGCTGGGCATGCCGGTTTCGCAGTTCACCGTGGCATTCATGACCGCGATCCTTCTCGGCGCAGGAACCGATTACACAGTCTTTTTGATCAGCCGGTACCACGAACAGCGGCGCGCCGGTACCCCTGCCGATCTCGCTGTCATTCACGCGACGGCCAGCATCGGACGAGTGATCTTCGCGTCGGCAGCTACTGTCGCCCTGGCTTTTCTGGCCATGGTCTTCGCCACGCTGAGCGTGTTCGCCGGATTGGGACCAGCGTGCGCGGTTGCCGTACTTGTGGGCTTCCTGGCTACGGTGACACTGTTGCCGCCAGTGTTGGCGTTGGCGGCCCGACGCGGTATCGGTGAACCCAAGCCCGACCGCACCCGCCGGTACTGGAACAGCGTCGCTGTGGCGGTCGTGCGTCACCCTCGGCCGTTGCTCGTTGCTAGCTTGATGATCCTCCTGGCTCTTTCCGGTGCAGCTGCCACGATGAAGATCAGCTACGACGACCGAAAAGGACAACCTCCCACCACGGCTAGCAATGAGGGCTACCAGCTCCTCGACCGACACTTTCGCAAAGACGTCGTCATCACCGAGTTCCTAGTGGTCGAAAACCCCGTCGACATGCGCACCGGGAAAGGGCTGGCCGACCTCGACGAAATGGCATCGCGCATCTCCCAGATCCCCGGCGTGGTCAAGATATCCGGAGTCACCCGTCCGGCAGGCACCCGCCTTGACCAAGCGCAATTATCGTGGCAGAACAGGCAAATCGGCGACAAGATGGCCGGTGCCGTCGCCGATGGCAATTCCCGCCGCGATGACCTCGCCAAGCTCACCGATGGAGCCAACCAACTGGCCAACGGACTCGCGCAGCTCGACACATCTGTACGGACCGCACTGAAACCATTAGGCCCAGTGCTCACCCAAGCACAGTCCGCCGGCCAGGACTTCCAACGGTTTGCCCCACTTCTGCACCAACTCTCAGCGACCAGCCCCAGTATCGACAACGCAATACAAGCCGGCCCAGGCATCCGCCCGCTGGCCGAACGCACACAAGGCGCCATCGACACCTTGAACCCGCTCGTCGACCTGCTCAATGGGTCACCCTGGTGCGTCACAACTCCCCAATGCGCTCAAATCCGCGACCAGGTCCAGATCCTGGTTGCTCTGAGAAACAACGGATTCTTCTCCCAGGTCGCCGCGCTGGGTGACCGCTACGACCCCGCCACCAACGCCACCGTAACCGGCACCATCGCCGACGTTCAGACTGCCGTCAATGCCATGAACAAGGCATTCGGCGCGCTGGGAAAGCCCGCCGATCTCGCGGCCAACATCACCCGGCTACAAGACGGCATCAGCCAGCTCGCCTCCGGTTCCCGCGCGCTGGCCGATGGGGTAAAGACGCTGGCGGACAGCAATATTGAGATGCTATCCGGTATGAGCCAAATCGCCACCCAGCTTCAGAACTCGTCTCGCGCGTCCGCGGGTTCGGATGCCGCGTCCGGCTTCTACCTGCCCGCAGACGCCTTTGCGAACCGCCAATTCGCCGACGTCGCAAAGCAGTTCCTGTCACCCGATGGGAAAACGGCGCGATTCGCAGTGGAGACCAGCAACGATCCCTACAGCGTCGAAGCGATGGACCTTGCCCGCCAGATGACCCAAGTCGCCGATGGAGCCAGGCCGAACACCTCGCTGGCGAACGCCACGATCTCTGTCGCCGGCTTCCCCGCGGTCAATTCTGATATCCAGCGTCTGCTCTCGTCCGACTTCATCCAACTTGCCATCGCCACCCTGGTCATCGTTGGACTCATCCTGGTGGTGCTACTGCGCGCGCTCGTGGCACCGCTGTATCTCCTTGGCACCGTGGTGCTGAACTACCTCGCCTCACTCGGCATCGGAGTCATCGTTTTCCAATGGATACTCGGTCATGAAATCGCCTGGCCTGTACCGCTATTAGCCTTCATCATTCTGGTGGCAGTCGGTGCCGACTACAACATGTTACTGGTATCGCGACTGCGGGAGGAGAGCGGCAGCAATCTGCGTATCGGCGTTCTACGGACGGTCGCCACCACAGGCTCGGTCATCACCTCCGCCGGCCTGATCTTCGCCGCGAGCATGTTCGGCTTGATGATCGGCTCGGTCGCGATCATGATCGAGACCGGCCTCATCATTGGCTGCGGACTGCTGTTGGATACTTTCCTGGTCCGGACGCTGACCGTACCCGCCATCGCTACTTTGCTGCGCGAACGGAGCTGGTGGCCACAACGTCTCGCCACTAGACCAAGGACTGCGGCACCGTCGCGATACCGCCCGACAGTCGACGTCGGCGCGTGAGCATGCAGCTTGCCCTCACATCACGTTTGAGCCGTTGACCGCCCACGGCGCTTGGACTCACTGGGTGGGCGCCCATTCCACCGAATATGGGCTCGAGTGAATGCGGCCGTCTCCGAATAGCCAAGTCGGCGTGCAGTTTCCTCGACAGTGAGTCCCGAACTCAACAGCTCGGCGGCCAGCGCTGCGCGAACCTCGTCTGCGAGTGCGCGGTAGCTGGTTCCCTCTCCCGCCAAGTGACGGTGCAACGTGCGATCGGTGATGCAGAGTTCCCTCGCGATGGTCGCCATGGATGGGATCTGGGTCGAATCTTGGATCATCCGCATCCGCACCCAGGCTGATATGCCACGACGGGTTCGTCGACGGTTCAATAACTCCTCGCACTGGCGGATACAGATCGCCGCAGTCTGGGGATCTGGCGCGGGCATCGGTTGGCTCACCAGATCAGCGGGGACAATCAGGGCGTTGCGCACCGCGTTCTCCACAGTGACCGTCACGTTGTCGATCTCCACCAGACTTGCCGGCAGCTGCAGATCCGCCACCTCCAGTCGCATCGCGATCGGCGCGTCAACGCCACGCATGAGCGGCGGCAAGATCTGCAGGAACATTGCAAAATCGCGTTCGAGCAGAAACCTCCGCACATCGGGAGGAACCTGGGCGTTATCAAGACCGATGACCGCTTCGGTGTTGTTGAGTTCTGGTGCGGCCAGACTCAGGTAGACGGTACTGAGTGCGGCGTACCGGCAGGCGACGTCTATCGCGTCCCCAACGGTTGGACTCGAAATCAGTGCATAACCCAGAATGCCCATGTCGGCGAAGGTGTAGCGCGCACCGGTTTCCGTACCCAGTCCCGGTTGATCGCCGAGTCGGCCGATCAGGTTGCGAATCATCGTCAGTTCCTGACTCGCATGCATCTCGCTGGTCGGGTCCCTCAACCCCTGCGACGTGAGTCCTGTTCCAGACAAACAGATTTCAGGATTGAGGCCGTGGTGTACCGCGGTCTCCAAGATGTGTCGACCCGGCGCCGAGGAGCGCGCCACGTCCCACACCGGGGCCATCGGACTAGGCATGTGTCTGAAAATATCAAATGTCTGTCTGATTCTGTCATTATCGAGCCATTGCGACCGGCCTAACGTCATGTTATGTCGACGGATCTTCTACGGCCCCCACCACGCGCGGTGCTTTCTGCAACTCGCAGCTCCGTCACTGATCTGTGGCGTCCGGTTGCGACAGGGGCTTACCGCGATCTACGGCGCCCACGCACTGCATCGGCGCCGAAGTCGGTGCCACGAACCACATTCGATCCGACGCTCGCCGAGAACATCGCCGACCCCTATCCCGAGCTGCTGCGCATTCGTGAGCATCCGGTGGTCGTCAACGAGCGGCTCGGCGTCTGGATGATGGGGCGCTACGAGGACGTGCACAAGGCCGTTCGCAACAATGAGGTGTTCTCGTCGAGGGACGGCATCATGCTGCGGTCGTTTGTCACCAGTGCTGTACTCACCACAGACCCACCCGATCACACCCGCCTGCGGCATCTGACCGCGCCCATGTTCAGCAAGCGTTCGGTACAGACTCTGGCCACAGATATTCGCGCGTTGTCCGATGAGGCGATCAGGCCACTGCGAGACGGCGACGTCATTGACATGGTCGCGGCGCTGACGATCCCCATGCCCATCAACGTCATTGCCACAATCTTGGGTATTCCCCATCCTCAGTGGCCGGCCTTTCGCACCGTATCCAACAAGTTCGCGAGACTATTCGGACCGCGGTCGGTGCACGAGGTCATGCGATACGTCGGTTCGCTACTTCAGTCCTACGTGCAGATGCGCAGCTTCATAGACGTCGAGATGGGCCGGCGGTCCAGCACGTCGGCAGACGATCTCTTGGGTTGGTTGCAGGCAGCCAAAGAATCCGGCGAGCTCAGCGATCAGGAAGCTTTCTTCTACGCGCTCATCCTTCTGGTCGCCGGCAACGAGACCACTACAAACCTGTTGGGCATGCTGCTCGTCAGGCTCGCCGAGGACCGCGAGTTCTTCCTGACGTTGAAAGCCGACCGCAGCCTGCTTCGCCCGGCGGTCGAGGAGACCGCGCGTTGGGGCTCGCCGGTGCAGTGGGTCACCAGAACCGCTACCGCGCCCTATCGGATCGGCGACACGGTAATCCCTAAGGGCGCAAAGGCGTTGCTCTTCTATGCCTCGGCGAACCGAGACCCGGCGAAGTTCAGCGACCCCGATCGGTTCGACCCTCATCGCGACACGACCGGGCACCTGGCATTCGGCCATGGACTTCACTTTTGTCTGGGCGCTCATCTCGCACGACTCGAAGTGATCACAGCGGTGGACCATCTGCTGGACGAACTCGACGGCCTGGAGCTTGCTGGACCCGTGCGCTGGGGTACCAATCCTTCACTGCGAGGACCTGTTTCGATTCCCTTACGCGTCCGGCGAGGAAGCGCTTCCTGAGCGACTGCATGCCGCCCCAATGTCGCTGTCTCCCAGTTCCATCGGAATATGACGATTCTATGTATCGAGGCCGCTGAGCGCCGCTTCGACGTAGTCGTGGACCGGTGGGTCCGCAGGCCTGCTCGTCCTAGGGATTGATGGTGTTTTCACCGACCTGGCGTCCCCACACATATTCGGTAAGCAATGGCTGCCCGAGTTCGAGGTGGTTGTAGGGAGCCAGTGATGCGCCGGTGTCGGCTACCAGGTAAGGGGCGGGCCAGAAATCCTTGGTGACTGTCTGCCAACATCCAGGGGCGCCGCCCGGGCCG
This is a stretch of genomic DNA from Mycobacterium sp. ELW1. It encodes these proteins:
- a CDS encoding TetR/AcrR family transcriptional regulator, which codes for MATKSLRWGASAAADGRSGRDRLLDAAERCLEVQGLAGTTMEDIARNAGVSRATVYRYFASREAVISGVIIRATEEYLRRMEPRLSGHSDLGSAIVDFIDHTVIAARRRPIIGVLFGSDRELAGVGLAEGTSTMLFELVTEFLRPLFATHWNQLAPGVSVDDAAEWILRTVLSLLTVRGPRDRSRDGLRTYLQRLLLPAIVSGQDAT
- a CDS encoding PaaI family thioesterase, whose amino-acid sequence is MSANFAAFDAQVANQLKGAALTAGGLAGYLGFRHTDFLAGRLVVEMDARDDLKTPFGSLHGGCLSALVDHCLGVVFYPVIPAGSWVATTEFKLNLLRPVSSGTCVAVAEIISLGKSSGVARIDITNDGRAVCAAQGTVTVVGQKAAS
- a CDS encoding alpha/beta hydrolase produces the protein MSPGLGRRRRVRPVLQRVPTTDGVSLAVDLYPCAKPRAAVLLLHGGGQSRHAWDATAQRLHARGYLAAAYDARGHGDSDWDPDGRYDLDRLGGDLLAVRSHAAGGHPVVAIGASLGGLTILGTHLLASPDLWDAVVLVDITPRMEMQGARRVVAFMAAHPDGFADLESAAEVIAAYNPHRSKPSSLDGLRKVLQQRADDRWVWRWDPAFVASNFGFLQGNPDEGAAEFDRMSMVLIDGARQVSAPTLLVRGLLSDVVSEETVNDFVDLVPHARTVDVTDAGHMIAGDDNDAFSEAVIDFLDEVV
- a CDS encoding DUF6188 family protein, coding for MHTQWIEQRTVQRVSLREGLVLSLDDYNELVIARPMRLTLPAIGSHPSEEVLIDPARVSAQERPLLDLAGAVCTRAWCDDEGALHLGFSRGHCIDVDPDSHETAWELYGKRHGYMACLPHGRVRVVRHDLVDDETDGAAN
- a CDS encoding MMPL family transporter yields the protein MADDVHGVGTVSRRVRLADPAASPEYSARLARLAAFTVHHKALVIGGWLAIAVVLALLFPQLETVVRRQSVDLIPRDVPSFQTVDRMSAAFGEQGSKTMLFVAMESPAGLTQQARDRYSRLVERLRADHAHVLLVQDLLADPVMKAQAVSADGKAWFLPVGVAGTLGDPTAAESVQAVRATAQRAFDGSDITVRVTGPPATFSDQIASAEHDLLFISIATAGLIALILLMVYRSLFTALLPLLVIGLSLAVGRGVLSAFGQLGMPVSQFTVAFMTAILLGAGTDYTVFLISRYHEQRRAGTPADLAVIHATASIGRVIFASAATVALAFLAMVFATLSVFAGLGPACAVAVLVGFLATVTLLPPVLALAARRGIGEPKPDRTRRYWNSVAVAVVRHPRPLLVASLMILLALSGAAATMKISYDDRKGQPPTTASNEGYQLLDRHFRKDVVITEFLVVENPVDMRTGKGLADLDEMASRISQIPGVVKISGVTRPAGTRLDQAQLSWQNRQIGDKMAGAVADGNSRRDDLAKLTDGANQLANGLAQLDTSVRTALKPLGPVLTQAQSAGQDFQRFAPLLHQLSATSPSIDNAIQAGPGIRPLAERTQGAIDTLNPLVDLLNGSPWCVTTPQCAQIRDQVQILVALRNNGFFSQVAALGDRYDPATNATVTGTIADVQTAVNAMNKAFGALGKPADLAANITRLQDGISQLASGSRALADGVKTLADSNIEMLSGMSQIATQLQNSSRASAGSDAASGFYLPADAFANRQFADVAKQFLSPDGKTARFAVETSNDPYSVEAMDLARQMTQVADGARPNTSLANATISVAGFPAVNSDIQRLLSSDFIQLAIATLVIVGLILVVLLRALVAPLYLLGTVVLNYLASLGIGVIVFQWILGHEIAWPVPLLAFIILVAVGADYNMLLVSRLREESGSNLRIGVLRTVATTGSVITSAGLIFAASMFGLMIGSVAIMIETGLIIGCGLLLDTFLVRTLTVPAIATLLRERSWWPQRLATRPRTAAPSRYRPTVDVGA
- a CDS encoding AraC family transcriptional regulator; the protein is MPSPMAPVWDVARSSAPGRHILETAVHHGLNPEICLSGTGLTSQGLRDPTSEMHASQELTMIRNLIGRLGDQPGLGTETGARYTFADMGILGYALISSPTVGDAIDVACRYAALSTVYLSLAAPELNNTEAVIGLDNAQVPPDVRRFLLERDFAMFLQILPPLMRGVDAPIAMRLEVADLQLPASLVEIDNVTVTVENAVRNALIVPADLVSQPMPAPDPQTAAICIRQCEELLNRRRTRRGISAWVRMRMIQDSTQIPSMATIARELCITDRTLHRHLAGEGTSYRALADEVRAALAAELLSSGLTVEETARRLGYSETAAFTRAHIRWNGRPPSESKRRGRSTAQT
- a CDS encoding cytochrome P450, with amino-acid sequence MSTDLLRPPPRAVLSATRSSVTDLWRPVATGAYRDLRRPRTASAPKSVPRTTFDPTLAENIADPYPELLRIREHPVVVNERLGVWMMGRYEDVHKAVRNNEVFSSRDGIMLRSFVTSAVLTTDPPDHTRLRHLTAPMFSKRSVQTLATDIRALSDEAIRPLRDGDVIDMVAALTIPMPINVIATILGIPHPQWPAFRTVSNKFARLFGPRSVHEVMRYVGSLLQSYVQMRSFIDVEMGRRSSTSADDLLGWLQAAKESGELSDQEAFFYALILLVAGNETTTNLLGMLLVRLAEDREFFLTLKADRSLLRPAVEETARWGSPVQWVTRTATAPYRIGDTVIPKGAKALLFYASANRDPAKFSDPDRFDPHRDTTGHLAFGHGLHFCLGAHLARLEVITAVDHLLDELDGLELAGPVRWGTNPSLRGPVSIPLRVRRGSAS